Proteins encoded within one genomic window of Odocoileus virginianus isolate 20LAN1187 ecotype Illinois chromosome 2, Ovbor_1.2, whole genome shotgun sequence:
- the SEC16A gene encoding protein transport protein Sec16A isoform X2 — protein MQPPPQAVPSGVVGPPPSGSPQTMFWSNSPYRRQAGSHTPMAPITCPLQPVTDPFAFSRQALQNTSLGGSSKSSPPILQGPAPPSSLARVGLPVPHTNAGDSSQGPCEPLPGPPLQPRADASPFPGVPTPSAPHGPEMNRSAETPGPEPELPNAPYLPQYIPGVGSSSSRGGLLQGHVPRPDRPLSRPSPPDSTAPPAALPLPPQPHQQVPGQWGPGQGGPRPPGQHYWPGPEGALQIPGPHASSVTHFPPPSSLHQRPGHEQLGPPASLPGPSASDGRNEAVYLPSEDHSVNSLDPESAFKQNSRVGNPRANQELRSSPGVNREQLSGLAPVNPLAQENSPESHLHYPPGAGGGWTPLDAGSGALAMFFRGGETENEENLLSETAGSAGQADVDGFCLGQLPTHVGVGGAYQPFPRGSSSEPAQLGGEPQRYFPRSAGSPHEKAASKSAAVHLWADTAHAGSQYENVENLEFVQNQEVLPSEPLSMDPSSPGDPLKCGPLPGPAGPRLGAVGPAAGGGPNLEALDMTAHSARSDSTSSSYSSQSQRGLPGAARPHDSGTFIQQEVGKPEDESPGRFFKQIDSSPVGGETDEITSQNYHGSLSQPSTPSPPKPTGIFQTSANSSFEPVKSHLVGVKPVEADRANVVGEVRGPSAHQKQHRVAAATPDAAPGNLEQPPDNMETLFPQQLCTLPLATPMEAGHGLLQASGPPLETVLPTPEKRSSTRVQGPVKCESPATTLWAQNELPDFGGNVLLAPAAPALHVPVKPQPSEVIQPPDEGMARQVGPGVQSGDGLGASENLENPPQLGEEEALPPQAGPGYASLLSSPPTESLQNQPILIAQPDQSHNLGQPVNVSVSLPNPNEKAASWRDSSVGDKPTVSSRAAGGDPGENVPLSGMPAGSLLCSPLPNHLAQSPFPQVSGIYDMVSNQAANLLVQPHSHPKASLPEGQKVYSTDSVPPEGLPSPAGGAGLMLVPPASSTSVPDSSKSGVCGGRDIASGALDFTFGRTLENPAGMYSPAHADGPASGQQTTASHRPPGPGANTPDRFYQQVMKEAQDQPRAERAQQELAPPLPAPQGPRAALPEPSNPGSPPVQAQPPDPARPASPAPADVGQQMLSRPPRSSSASVVSTSSSQAAPQPDQQWLQPPPPDLASYYYYRSLCDGYQPPYPSPYPPDPGPAPHYYQDIYSLYDPRYRPCDSAAYVDPYRYPEPERPSSRASHCSDRPTARQAYPEGYYNSKSGWSSQSDYYASYYSSQYDYGDPGRWDRFYYGSRFRDPRAYDRRYWYDAEYDSYRKENYAYGDRPEKYDDRYRYDPRFTGSFDDEPEPPRDPCGEEVDRRSEQSEHSARSLQSRRSSFSAHSHQSQVYRSHNTPAGSYEVPPVPASFHGDYAYGPYGSDFHSAPGFPEYGYPTEASWPSVEQAPSRPSSPEKFSVPHVCARFGPGGQLIKVIPNLPSEGQPALVEIHSMETLLQHTPEQEEMRAFPGPLGKDDTHKVDVINFAQNKATKCLQNENLIDKESASLLWSFIVLLCRQNGTVVGTDIAELLLRDHRTVWLPGKSPNEANLIDFTNEAVEQVEEEESGEAQLSFLTDNQAASTLEKDTERFRELLLYGRKKDALESAMKNGLWGHALLLASKMDSRTHARVMTRFANSLPINDPLQTVYQLMSGRMPAASTCCGDEKWGDWRPHLAMILSNLSSNVDVESRAMATMGDTLASKGLLDAAHFCYLMAQVGFGVYTRKTTKLVLIGSNHSLPFLKFATNEAIQRTEAYEFAQSLGAQTCSLPSFQVFKFIYCCRLAEMGLATQAFHYCEAIAKSVLAEPHRHSPVLLRQLVQVASQLRLFDPQLKEKPEEEASAEPAWLVQLQLMERQVKEGAMAWSQEGACPQRCSSSPSHEVGPRDGPGPTQLLGLGADNPLLAPPAPGAELFSQDVRLLPSAPLTLPDGPPAIPARVPMLPVPLPRPVELGPVHGPPEAVPGFAEPSGPDPMALYPGPGAPTLQDTDRLLPEARGQDAGAVPPETPGRSSNSEPGEEEFGGNFANMGSFRTAPGSEAPPQALQPPAPLTPTPEAQRPVQAAKKESKEPKKSSESWFSRWLPVKKRTEAYLPDDKNKSIVWDEKKNRWVDINEPEEEKKAPPPPPAALPKAPHAAHPGPGGPPRPTVNMYSRKAAGTRARYVDVLNPGGPQRSEPALAPTDLFAPLAPLPIPAHLLGPNADAEEVPSAEGAGREGPARPEPASDPKVFGPAVASLPGPELPASGLDGHQGGEAPGAPAPAGAPPGATVPFYNPAQLAQAPAAAGSSRAGRTGQRKYPALS, from the exons ATGCAGCCGCCACCCCAGGCCGTCCCGTCTGGCGTGGTTGGGCCGCCTCCATCGGGGAGTCCTCAGACCATGTTCTGGTCTAACAGCCCGTACAGGAGGCAGGCCGGCAGTCACACTCCGATGGCCCCAATAACCTGCCCACTGCAGCCAGTGACAGATCCTTTTGCTTTCAGCCGACAGGCTCTCCAGAATACATCGCTGGGCGGCTCATCTAAAAGCAGCCCACCCATTTTGCAAGGCCCAGCCCCGCCGTCATCCCTGGCACGTGTGGGTCTGCCCGTGCCTCACACAAACGCGGGGGATAGCTCCCAAGGGCCCTGCGAACCTCTGCCGGGACCTCCACTGCAGCCCAGGGCAGACGCCAGCCCGTTTCCCGGGGTGCCGACCCCCTCGGCCCCACACGGGCCCGAGATGAACAGGAGTGCCGAGACTCCTGGCCCAGAGCCTGAGCTCCCGAACGCGCCGTACCTGCCACAGTACATTCCAGGAGTGGGGTCCAGCAGCTCTCGCGGGGGCCTTCTGCAGGGGCATGTGCCTCGGCCTGACAGACCCCTGAGCCGGCCAAGCCCCCCCGACAGCACCGCGCCCCCAGCAGCGCTCCCTCTCCCCCCTCAGCCCCATCAGCAAGTGCCCGGGCAGtgggggccagggcagggaggCCCGCGGCCCCCAGGTCAGCATTACTGGCCTGGCCCAGAGGGAGCCCTGCAGATCCCAGGGCCTCATGCCTCCAGCGTCACCCACTTTCCCCCTCCATCCAGCCTGCATCAGCGTCCTGGCCACGAGCAGCTCGGCCCCCCGGCATCCTTACCAGGACCCTCGGCCAGTGACGGAAGAAACGAGGCTGTCTACCTGCCCAGTGAAGACCACTCAGTAAATAGCCTTGATCCAGAGAGCGCATTCAAACAGAATTCCAGAGTTGGGAACCCTCGGGCAAACCAGGAGCTCAGGTCGAGCCCTGGAGTGAACAGAGAGCAGCTGTCAGGCCTGGCTCCTGTTAACCCGCTTGCTCAGGAAAACAGCCCGGAAAGCCACTTGCACTACCcgccgggggccgggggcggcTGGACCCCGCTGGACGCGGGCTCGGGCGCACTCGCCATGTTTTTCagaggaggagagacagagaatgaAGAGAACCTCTTGTCGGAAACAGCAGGCTCTGCCGGGCAGGCCGACGTGGATGGTTTCTGCCTCGGCCAGCTTCCCACACACGTGGGCGTGGGAGGTGCTTACCAGCCCTTTCCCAGAGGCTCCAGCAGCGAGCCCGCGCAGCTGGGGGGAGAGCCGCAGCGTTACTTTCCTCGGTCTGCAGGCAGCCCCCATGAGAAAGCAGCCTCTAAGTCAGCCGCCGTGCACCTGTGGGCAGACACGGCCCATGCAGGGTCTCAGTATGAGAACGTTGAGAACCTGGAGTTCGTTCAGAACCAGGAAGTTCTGCCGAGCGAGCCCCTCAGCATGGATCCTTCCTCCCCAGGCGATCCGCTCAAGTGCGGGCCCCTTCCCGGCCCGGCTGGCCCCAGGCTTGGTGCGGTGGGCCCTGCGGCTGGCGGGGGCCCTAATCTCGAGGCCCTGGATATGACGGCGCACTCTGCACGGTCTGACAGCACGTCCTCCAGTTACAGCAGCCAGAGCCAGCGGGGCCTTCCAGGTGCAGCCAGGCCCCACGACTCGGGCACCTTTATTCAGCAGGAAGTGGGGAAACCTGAGGATGAGTCTCCAGGGAGGTTTTTTAAGCAGATCGATTCTTCTCCTGTCGGCGGCGAGACGGACGAGATCACCAGCCAGAACTACCACGGCAGCTTGTCCCAGCCCTCGACCCCAAGCCCCCCAAAACCTACAGGGATATTTCAGACGAGTGCAAACAGTTCTTTTGAACCCGTGAAATCGCACTTGGTTGGAGTAAAACCCGTTGAGGCAGATCGTGCCAACGTGGTAGGAGAGGTGAGGGGGCCTAGCGCCCACCAGAAGCAGCACAGAGTGGCCGCCGCCACGCCTGATGCCGCCCCCGGCAACCTGGAGCAGCCCCCCGACAACATGGAGACCCTCTTCCCGCAGCAGCTCTGCACGCTGCCTCTTGCCACACCCATGGAGGCTGGACATGGACTTCTGCAGGCCTCAGGGCCGCCCTTGGAAACGGTGCTGCCAACACCCGAGAAGAGGTCCTCGACCAGGGTGCAGGGGCCTGTGAAGTGTGAGAGCCCCGCAACGACCTTGTGGGCGCAGAATGAGCTCCCAGATTTTGGGGGCAACGTCCTTCTGGCCCCGGCAGCTCCCGCGCTTCACGTGCCAGTGAAACCTCAGCCATCTGAAGTGATCCAGCCCCCAGACGAGGGGATGGCAAGGCAGGTGGGCCCAGGTGTTCAGAGTGGGGATGGCCTTGGTGCTTCTGAGAACCTGGAGAATCCTCCCCAGCTGGGTGAAGAGGAGGCCCTTCCACCACAGGCTGGCCCCGGCTATGCTAGCCTGCTGTCCTCCCCGCCCACTGAGTCTTTGCAGAATCAGCCCATCTTGATCGCCCAGCCCGATCAAAGCCATAATCTGGGTCAGCCTGTTAACGTTTCTGTGTCCTTACCAAATCCTAACGAGAAGGCTGCGTCCTGGAGAGACTCTTCGGTGGGAGATAAGCCCACAGTCAGCAGCCGGGCTGCCGGAGGTGATCCTGGAGAGAATGTACCTTTGTCTGGGATGCCAGCAGGCTCTCTCCTCTGCTCGCCTCTGCCTAACCATCTGGCCCAGAGTCCTTTTCCACAAGTTTCTGGTATCTATGACATGGTTTCTAATCAAGCTGCTAATTTGCTGGTTCAGCCGCACTCTCATCCAAAGGCCTCGCTTCCGGAAGGTCAGAAGGTCTACAGCACAGACAGTGTGCCTCCCGAGGGGCTGCCCAGTCCTGCGGGGGGTGCGGGCCTGATGTTGGTGCCGCCTGCAAGCAGCACCTCCGTGCCTGACAGCAGCAAGTCAGGCGTCTGTGGCGGTCGGGACATAGCTTCCGGAGCCCTGGACTTCACGTTCGGTAGGACTTTGGAAAATCCTGCAGGAATGTACAGCCCGGCCCATGCGGATGGCCCGGCCTCTGGTCAGCAGACTACTGCCAGTCATCGGCCACCTGGGCCTGGGGCAAACACCCCAGACCGTTTCTATCAGCAGGTGATGAAAGAGGCTCAGGATCAGCCCCGTGCAGAGAGAGCCCAGCAGGAGCTGGCACCGCCACTGCCTGCTCCGCAGGGGCCCAGAGCAGCGCTTCCGGAGCCTTCAAACCCAGGGAGTCCCCCAGTGCAGGCACAGCCTCCAGACCCAGCCCGGCCCGCGAGCCCAGCTCCTGCTGACGTGGGTCAGCAGATGCTGTCCCGGCCGCCTCGGTCCTCCAGCGCCTCTGTCGTGTCCACCAGCTCAAGCCAGGCGGCCCCGCAGCCCGACCAGCAGTGGCTGCAGCCCCCGCCTCCTGACTTGGCATCCTACTACTACTACAGGTCCCTGTGTGATGGCTACCAGCCCCCGTACCCCTCTCCGTACCCGCCGGATCCTGGCCCAGCCCCCCACTATTACCAG GACATATATAGCCTCTACGACCCCAGGTACAGGCCCTGCGACAGCGCTGCCTACGTGGACCCCTACCGCTACCCCGAGCCCGAGCGGCCCAGCTCCCGGGCCAGCCACTGCTCCGACCGGCCGACCGCCAG GCAAGCGTATCCTGAAGGTTACTATAATTCCAAAAGTGGATGGAGCAGTCAGAGTGATTACTATGCAAGTTACTATTCCAGCCAGTACGATTACGGAG ACCCAGGTCGCTGGGATCGGTTCTACTACGGTTCTCGGTTCAGAGATCCCCGTGCCTACGACCGGAGGTACTGGTATGATGCTGAGTACGACTCCTACAGGAAGGAGAACTATGCCTATGGGGACAG GCCCGAGAAATACGACGACCGCTACAGGTACGACCCCCGCTTCACCGGGAGCTTTGATGATGAGCCCGAGCCGCCTCGGGACCCGTGCGGGGAGGAGGTGGACCGGCGCAGCGAGCAGAGCGAGCACTCGGCGCGTAGCCTGCAGAGCCGCCGCAGCAGCTTCAGCGCCCACTCCCACCAG AGTCAGGTGTACCGGAGTCACAACACACCTGCCGGGTCCTACGAGGTGCCCCCTGTGCCCGCCTCCTTCCACGGTGATTACGCCTACGGCCCCTACGGGAGCGACTTccacagcgcgccaggcttcccagagTACGGCTACCCCACCGAGGCCAGCTGGCCCTCCGTGGAGCAAG CTCCCTCGAGGCCCTCTTCTCCCGAGAAGTTCTCAGTGCCTCACGTCTGTGCCAGGTTTGGTCCTGGGGGCCAGCTCATCAAAGTGATTCCAAACCTGCCTTCAGAAGGACAGCCTGCACTGGTTGAAATTCACAGCATGGAG ACCTTGCTGCAGCACACGCCGGAGCAGGAGGAGATGCGGGCCTTCCCAGGACCTCTCGGCAA AGATGACACCCATAAAGTGGATGTTATTAATTTTGCACAGAACAAGGCTACAAAGTGTTTGCAGAATGAAAACTTAATAGACAAAGAGTCTGCGAGTCTCCTCTGGAGCTTTATTGTCCTGCTGTGCAGGCAGAACGGG ACCGTGGTGGGCACAGACATTGCGGAGCTCTTGTTACGAGACCACCGAACTGTGTGGCTTCCTGGGAAGTCGCCAAACGAGGCCAACCTGATCGATTTCACCAATGAGGCCGTGGagcaggtggaggaggaggagtccGGCGAGGCCCAGCTCTCGTTCCTCACGGACAATCAGGCCGCCAGCACCCTTGAGAAAGACACGGAACGGTTCCGGGAGCTGCTGCTCTACGGCCGCAAGAAG GATGCCTTAGAGTCTGCGATGAAGAACGGCTTGTGGGGCCACGCCCTGTTACTTGCCAGTAAGATGGACAGCCGGACGCATGCCAGAGTCATGACCAG GTTTGCCAACAGCCTTCCAATCAACGACCCCCTGCAGACCGTCTACCAGCTGATGTCAGGGCGGATGCCGGCCGCGTCCACG TGCTGTGGGGATGAGAAGTGGGGAGACTGGCGGCCGCACTTGGCCATGATCTTGTCCAACCTGAGCAGCAACGTGGACGTGGAGTCTCGGGCCATGGCCACGATGGGCGACACCCTGG CCTCCAAAGGGCTCCTGGACGCCGCGCACTTCTGCTACCTCATGGCCCAGGTCGGATTCGGGGTGTACACCAGGAAGACCACAAAGCTTGTCTTAATCGGGTCAAACCACAG TTTGCCGTTTTTAAAGTTCGCGACCAACGAAGCGATCCAGAGGACAGAAGCCTACGAGTTCGCTCAGTCCTTGGGGGCACAGACCTGCTCCTTACCCAGCTTCCAG GTGTTCAAGTTCATCTACTGCTGCCGCCTGGCCGAGATGGGGCTGGCCACGCAGGCCTTCCACTACTGCGAGGCAATCGCCAAGAGCGTCCTGGCAGAGCCCCACAGACACTCGCCAGTGCTGCTCCGCCAGCTGGTGCAG GTCGCCTCCCAGTTGCGCCTCTTTGACCCTCAGCTGAAGGAGAAGCCGGAGGAGGAGGCGTCTGCGGAGCCCGCCTGGCTGGTCCAGCTGCAGCTCATGGAGAGACAGGTCAAG GAGGGCGCCATGGCCTGGAGTCAGGAAGGAGCCTGCCCCCAGCGCTGCTCCAGCTCGCCAAGTCATGAGGTGGGGCCCCGTGATGGCCCGGGACCCACCCAGTTGTTGGGCCTGGGCGCTGACAACCCGCTGCTGGCCCCGCCGGCGCCTGGCGCTGAACTCTTCAGCCAGGACGTGCGGCTGCTGCCCTCAG CTCCTCTGACGCTCCCTGACGGCCCACCAGCCATCCCCGCCCGGGTGCCCATGTTACCTGTGCCACTGCCGCGCCCTGTTGAGCTGGGGCCTGTACATGGACCCCCGGAGGCTGTACCTGGCTTTGCAGAGCCCTCCGGGCCTGACCCCATGGCCCTGTACCCCGGACCTGGGGCGCCAACCCTCCAGGACACAGACCGCCTGCTCCCGGAGGCCAGGGGCCAGGACGCAG GGGCGGTGCCACCGGAGACGCCGGGCAGAAGCTCGAACTCGGAGCCGGGAGAGGAGGAGTTTGGTGGGAACTTTGCTAATATG GGCTCCTTCAGGACCGCACCGGGCTCTGAGGCGCCGCCGCAGGCCCTGCAGCCACCCGCGCCGCTGACGCCCACACCCGAAGCGCAGAGACCTGTCCAGGCCGCCAAGAAGGAGAGCAAGGAGCCGAAGAAG AGCAGCGAATCCTGGTTCTCTCGCTGGCTGCCTGTGAAGAAAAGGACAGAAGCCTATCTGCCAGATGACAAGAACAAATCG ATTGTCTGGGATGAGAAGAAGAACCGATGGGTGGATATCAACGAGCCAGAGGAGGAG AAGAAGGCTCCGCCCCCGCCTCCAGCTGCCCTTCCCAAGGCTCCACACGCTGCCCACCCTGGTCCCGGAGGGCCCCCCAGGCCCACTGTGAACATGTATTCTAGAAAAGCAG CTGGGACCAGGGCACGTTACGTGGACGTCTTGAACCCGGGGGGACCCCAGCGGAGCGAGCCAGCCCTGGCTCCCACTGACCTCTTTGCACCCCTGGCCCCGCTACCGATTCCAGCTCACCTGTTGGGCCCAAACGCAG ATGCAGAGGAGGTACCATCCGCCGAGGGGGCCGGCAGGGAGGGGCCAGCCAGGCCGGAGCCCGCCTCGGATCCCAAG GTGTTCGGGCCTGCAGTGGCGTCGCTCCCTGGACCTGAACTCCCAGCGTCTGGATTGGATGGCCACCAGGGAGGAGAG gctcctggcGCTCCGGCCCCCGCGGGGGCCCCTCCTGGGGCCACGGTGCCCTTCTACAACCCGGCTCAGCTTGCACAA GCCCCCGCCGCCGCAGGAAGCTCAAGGGCCGGGAGGACTGGCCAGAGGAAGTACCCGGCGTTAAGCTAG